The sequence acttcctagagctggccacccagccaaactgagcaatcgggggagaagagccttggtcagggaggtgactaagaacccgatggtcactctgacagagctctagagttcctctgtgaagatgggagacaaccatctctgcagcactccaccaatcaggcctttatggtagagtgaccagacgggaagccactcctcaggaaaaggcagcctgcttggagtttgccaaaaggcacctaaagactctcagaccatgagaaaccagattctctggctAGTCAAGCAAAATAAGACACGAAAGATAATTCAATAATGTTTGGCTTTTCTACTTCCAGATTGCAACCAAAGACCCCCTGAACCCGATCAAGCAGGATGTGAAGAAGGGGAACCTGCGTTACGTCGCCAATGTTTTCCCCCACAAAGGCTACATCTGGAACTATGGAGCAATACCTCAGGTCAGACATTCACCAAACTGCACATGGTCTGAAATGCAAGTACAGGCTTGTAGTGCCCATTGTACATTTACAAGACTTTTGGCATTCCAACATAATCCTTGTAGTGTGTCACTGTTTCTGCATTCAAACATGTTACAATGCAGACTAATACGTTTGTAGAAGCAGACCCACGCTACATGTCCGACTCAATTCATTGATCACCTAGTTGAATTGGCCATGATTGCCTAGTTCTGTCTTATGAACTAAATATCACAATCTCTTTTGACTGTGATATTTCTCTTTCTCGATAGACTTGGGAGGATCCCGGGCACAAAGATGAAGACACTGACTGCTGTGGTGACAACGACCCCATCGACGTCTGTGAAATTGGTACCAAGGTACAGCACTTTATCCTCTAACTACTATTAACCTTTGGAGACGTTTTTAAGATCTTGATATTGTTTCTTCCATTCAATCTCTGCCATTCCTACATGCTTAAGGTGTCATGCAAAGCAGCTTTTTGTCACCTAAGCAAGGTGTCCAATTTCGAGAAAGTATGTCTGACAATTTAGCTGGGTTTGTTACATCATTAGCTGCCTGTACAGATGTTGTGTTGTGAGCTTTGTTTATGGTTGTGTGATGAAATTCACTTTCCTTCAGCATGTGATCTGCTTTCTGACTTATTATTGAAAGTGACCTAACCCCATACCAATATCGTACTTTTCTATGCTGTACTGATCATGAATCTGCCTCCTGCTCAAGGTGTGTTCGCGTGGGGAGGTGATCAAGGTGAAGGTACTGGGGGTTTTGGCCATGATCGACGAGGGGGAGACGGACTGGAAGGTCATAGCCATCAACGTGGAGGACCCTGAAGCTAAGGACCTGAACAGTAAGCATTGGAGGAGCTAGATGTGGACTAAACAGAGAATCCCTAATATAACAGGCCATTCCTTAATAGTGCCCATTTAGCCCAGTCACTGCATATAGTAGTACTGGAATATGATTGCTCAAGtggagaatgcagtgattgaacaTTTGTTTTCccaagtgtgcgtgtgtgtgtattcctaTTGCCACAGTCATCTGCAAGTGAAGAATGCAATGAATCAATGTTTTCCcaaatgtgggtgtgtgtggctgCGTACATGTGTGTCTATTCCTATTACCACAGTCATCCCCCCACTCCTTTTCCCTCACCTGTCACCCTATCCTGTGTACCTCAGACATCGGTGACATCCAGAGGCTGAAGCCAGGTTACTTGGAGGCCACCGTGGACTGGTTCAGGAGGTACAAGGTACCAGATGGGAAACCAGAGAACCATTTTGCCTTCAACGGAAAGTTCAAAGACAAGGTATCAATTTTGTACCCCATACACAGGAGTTTGTGTTCAGTAATCCTTTGGCCCGAGCCATAATGGCTCATCTCCTGTTTCTATAGTATTTGGCAAGGTATTGTAGCCTTGAAGTTGTCACAGCCTTGGTACAGTAGCTACatccatcctcatcaacacactTTTCATTTATCTATTTACCTTGTACCACATCCACCCTCGTCTATAACAGCTGAAataaacgtttcaggtagccttccacaaacttcccacaataagttgggtgaattttggcccattcctcctgacagagctggtgtaactgagtcaggtttgtaggcctccttgctcgcacacgccttttctgttctgcccacaaatgttctataggattgaggtcagggctttgtgatagccactccactaccttgactttgttgtccttaagccattttgccacaactttggaagtatgcttggggtcattgtccatttggaagacccatttgcgaccaagctttaacttcctgactgatgtcttgagatgttgcttcaatatatccacattttctctcctcatgatgccatctattttgtgaagtgcaccagtccctcttgcagcaaagtacccccacaacatgatgctgccacccccatatttcacggttgggatggtgttcttcggattgcaagcctccccctttttcctccaaacataacgatggtcattatggccccacagttctatttttgtttcatcagaccagaggacatttctccaaaaagtacaatcttcgtccccatgtgcagtagcaaaccgtagtctggctttattatggcggttttggaacagtggcttcttccttgctgagcggccttttaggttatgtctatataggactcgttttactgtggatatagatacttttgtacctgcttcttccagcatcttcataaggtcctttgctgttgttccgggattgatttgcactttcgcaccaaagtacattcatctctaggagacagaacacgtctccttcctgagcggtatgacggctgcgtggtcccatggtgtttatacttgcatactattgtttgtacagatgaaagtggtaccttcaggcatttggaaattgctcccgaggatgaaccagacttgtggaggtctacaatttattttctgaggtcttggctgatttattttgattttcccatgatgtcaagcaaagaggcactgagtttgaaggttggccttgaaatacatccacaggtacacctccaattgactcaaatgatgtcaagtagcctatcagaagcttctaaagccatgacatgattttctggaattttccaagctgtttaaaggcacagtcaacttagtgtatgtaaacttctgacccactggtattgtgatacagtgaattataagtgaaataatctgtctgtaaacaattgttggaaaaattacatgtcatgcacaaagtagatgtcctaactgacttgccaaaactatagtttgttaacaagaaatttgtggagtggttgaaaaacgagttttaatgactccaacctaagtgtatgaaaacttctgacttcaactgaacATGGATAGTCGTTTAGCCTGAATGTCAGTCTGTCTGCAATAGCGTTGTTAAATGTTGCGTTGTTGAATGCAGGTAAAGTCTGGTACCAAGCCTACATTGTGTTGGCCAAATAGAGGCAAATTCAGTTTGTTGTACAAGAACTGACATTTATTTTGCAAGACCCATAGGGTTGTATTATCCTGTTGCAACATAGTATGTCCCTGAGGATGCAATAACCTTTTTACCATATACAGTGTCCAATGAAGTTCAATACAGGCTTGTTTTAAATTGATCGGTTCAGCTAAAATACAGAAATGCAAAGGGCTGGTTTCACGGACATAGATTAAGACTATCCTGGACTAAAATGCACTCACATTTGGGATTCTCCATTGAGTTTGCATTTTCCAGGAgtaggtttaatctgtgtccggaAAACCACCCCAAACTGGATGTTTCCTTGCCCTACAACAGCCTCAGCTCTGTGTGTTTCCTTGTCAGGAATTTGCCATTGAGACAATCAAGAGCacccatggcttctggaaggCACTTATCTCTCAGAAGACCAACTCTGGAGGACTCAACTGGTGAGGAGAGCATACACGATTTGCAATCCTTGTACAGTAAAATACCTCTAAAACTGGCATTTGTTACAGTCCCATTGTCTTAATATCATTACTGTAAATTAGATCAATCTTTAAAGGCCTAATCCGTAATTCCAACATGTAAGCCCCGCCACTTCATTTGTGAAATTAGACCTTACTTCTGAAGAACTATAGCAACAAGCAAGAACTTGTTTAAATCTGAATACAAAATGAATGAATACCTGACTGATGTGACCTTTTTCTCCAATCCTGCAGTAAAAACACGTGTGTGTCGGCTGGCGACAGTCCCTTCTGCTGCTCCACGGACGAGGCCAAGGCTGTCATAGAAGGGGTCAGTACCTTCTGCTTCTCTATGGCTAGTTTCTAGAACTTCAGGGTCGGGTCAGACCTCTCTCCTTTATGTGCTGTGCTCCTAC comes from Salmo trutta chromosome 18, fSalTru1.1, whole genome shotgun sequence and encodes:
- the ppa1b gene encoding inorganic pyrophosphatase encodes the protein MSFTVEERGNPNTLSYRLFFKNADGKYVSPFHDIPMYADESQNIFHMVVEVPRWTNAKMEIATKDPLNPIKQDVKKGNLRYVANVFPHKGYIWNYGAIPQTWEDPGHKDEDTDCCGDNDPIDVCEIGTKVCSRGEVIKVKVLGVLAMIDEGETDWKVIAINVEDPEAKDLNNIGDIQRLKPGYLEATVDWFRRYKVPDGKPENHFAFNGKFKDKEFAIETIKSTHGFWKALISQKTNSGGLNCKNTCVSAGDSPFCCSTDEAKAVIEGTTTCGPEDPIPCSVDKWFYYEKE